In Bacillota bacterium, the following proteins share a genomic window:
- a CDS encoding glycosyltransferase family 4 protein, whose product MHLLLFNLATDVEDPILGFTTRWIHALAKRVESINVVTMRVGRVEVPDNVKVYSVGKEKGYSEPRRMLEFYRHLSRILKENRIDACFSHMIPEFSILAAPVLRVKRIPIITWYAHPTANRRLKIAHHLSDRMVASLASAYPYKQDKLTVVGQGIDTDLFSPDGTAPDEPPMILCAGRLSPAKDHPTLLQAVALLNRNPESAFRIVIIGTPAGPQGETYAQSLQNQVEELGLKKTTSFEPAVPTTSLPVWYRRCTVHVNLTPTGFGDKVAWEAMSCGRPCLAANEGFKQTLGKLADRLLFRHEDYEDLAAKLRMILSLPPAELEQMGAYLRNNVIEHHSLDGLSGRLVNLFKELCLSIA is encoded by the coding sequence ATGCACCTTCTATTGTTTAACCTTGCTACCGACGTTGAAGATCCGATCCTGGGTTTTACTACCCGTTGGATCCATGCACTGGCCAAACGGGTTGAGTCTATTAACGTTGTTACGATGCGCGTGGGACGCGTTGAAGTACCTGATAATGTAAAGGTTTATTCGGTAGGCAAGGAAAAGGGCTACAGCGAACCGCGGCGGATGCTTGAATTCTACCGGCACTTATCCCGAATTCTTAAAGAAAACCGTATTGACGCATGTTTCTCCCATATGATTCCAGAGTTCAGCATCCTTGCTGCGCCGGTATTAAGGGTAAAACGGATACCTATTATCACCTGGTACGCCCACCCGACGGCCAATCGCAGGCTGAAAATCGCCCACCACTTATCCGACCGGATGGTCGCGAGCCTGGCTTCGGCTTATCCTTACAAGCAAGACAAGCTAACGGTTGTTGGCCAAGGGATTGATACAGACCTCTTCAGCCCGGACGGAACCGCACCGGATGAACCTCCGATGATTCTGTGCGCGGGGCGCCTCTCCCCAGCGAAGGACCACCCGACCCTGCTTCAGGCGGTGGCATTACTCAACAGGAACCCCGAAAGCGCGTTTCGCATTGTCATCATCGGCACCCCCGCAGGCCCGCAGGGTGAAACGTACGCGCAGTCGCTTCAAAACCAGGTGGAGGAACTCGGCCTCAAGAAAACCACCAGCTTCGAACCGGCGGTTCCGACCACGTCGCTTCCGGTCTGGTACCGGCGCTGTACGGTACACGTTAACCTGACCCCTACCGGCTTTGGGGATAAAGTTGCGTGGGAGGCGATGAGCTGCGGCAGACCGTGTTTGGCGGCTAATGAAGGATTCAAGCAAACTCTGGGGAAACTGGCGGACAGGCTTCTATTCCGCCACGAGGACTACGAAGACCTGGCAGCCAAACTTAGGATGATCCTGTCACTTCCCCCGGCTGAACTCGAACAGATGGGCGCTTATTTGCGCAACAATGTTATTGAACATCATAGCTTAGACGGTTTGTCCGGCCGTCTGGTAAACCTATTCAAAGAGTTATGTTTATCCATTGCGTAG
- the gmd gene encoding GDP-mannose 4,6-dehydratase — protein sequence MKRALITGITGQDGSYLAELLLSKDYEVHGLIRRASTFNTDRLDHLYRDPHETGARLFLHYGDLVNSEQLTNLIYNLKPEEIYHLGAQSHVRVSFDIPEYTGDITGLGTTRLLEAIRRSGIKTRFYQASSSEMFGGAPAPQNESTPFHPRSPYAAAKVYSYWMVANYRQGYGLWACNGILFNHESPRRGETFVTRKITRALANIITGRQKKLFLGNLDARRDWGYAPEYVEAMWLMLQQDRPDDYVIGTGESHSVREFLEEAFSCAGVDWRQHVETDPRYFRPTEVEFLLADASKARGGLGWNPKVRFKELVRIMVDADMEAAGLTPPGEGKRILQEKFSGWHQWETGVKAVYENVRRGME from the coding sequence ATGAAGCGCGCTTTAATCACCGGCATTACCGGGCAGGACGGTTCTTATCTTGCTGAGTTATTGCTTTCCAAGGATTATGAGGTGCACGGACTCATCCGGCGGGCAAGCACGTTTAATACGGACCGCCTCGACCATCTTTACCGTGACCCCCATGAGACGGGTGCCAGACTTTTTCTGCATTACGGGGACTTGGTGAACTCGGAGCAACTGACCAACCTGATTTACAACCTCAAACCGGAAGAAATATATCACCTAGGCGCACAGAGCCACGTCAGAGTCAGCTTCGACATACCCGAATATACGGGCGACATTACCGGCCTCGGCACCACGCGGCTTCTGGAAGCCATCCGGCGGAGCGGGATAAAAACAAGGTTCTACCAGGCGTCGAGTTCCGAGATGTTCGGAGGCGCACCTGCGCCGCAAAACGAGTCAACTCCGTTTCATCCCCGCAGCCCGTATGCGGCCGCGAAGGTTTATTCCTACTGGATGGTTGCCAACTACCGACAGGGGTACGGCCTGTGGGCGTGCAACGGTATTCTCTTCAATCACGAAAGCCCCCGGCGCGGGGAAACATTCGTGACCCGAAAAATCACAAGGGCGCTGGCCAATATCATTACCGGCAGGCAGAAAAAGCTTTTCCTCGGGAATCTTGATGCCCGGCGCGACTGGGGCTACGCGCCGGAGTACGTGGAAGCGATGTGGTTAATGCTCCAGCAGGACAGACCGGACGATTACGTTATCGGCACCGGAGAGTCACATTCGGTAAGAGAGTTTCTGGAAGAAGCGTTTTCTTGCGCCGGTGTTGACTGGCGTCAACACGTTGAAACCGACCCCCGTTACTTCCGGCCGACAGAGGTGGAATTCCTCCTCGCCGACGCCTCAAAAGCCCGAGGAGGACTGGGCTGGAATCCCAAGGTCCGGTTTAAGGAGCTTGTAAGGATAATGGTCGACGCTGATATGGAAGCGGCCGGGCTCACGCCGCCCGGTGAAGGGAAGCGCATTCTTCAAGAGAAATTCTCGGGCTGGCACCAGTGGGAGACAGGCGTGAAGGCAGTGTATGAGAACGTAAGG
- a CDS encoding glycosyltransferase, whose translation MRICFIGGTRYSLPLDETSAKKFRLLSQLGELYVIGFAQNPKPHRFTEHANFYLMPKLPLPVLRYFLMLTSGTLLALWFILVQKVRILVAQSPYEGFAGAAAKKLARLIGLETALIVESHGNFEESIFLQRRVLVPDIYRALMRWTSKFALKHADLLRAVSNSTHEQLQRWSPGKPIIQFPAWTDMDVFLNTQPEQAGDDVLFAGVLTPLKGVHILIDAFAKVGRKLPTAQLWIAGRDENKEYAAELREKAAALGLADRIHFTGEVSQQELARYMARCRVFVLPSFSEALPRVVFEAMAAAKPVIASNVGGIPELVQDEETGFLVPPGDIESLTKRLHWVLTHPEGAETIGKQARESARKLFSSKAYVDSYRKLFEEARKTLKNAAACN comes from the coding sequence ATGCGGATATGCTTTATCGGCGGTACACGCTATAGCCTGCCGCTGGACGAAACCAGTGCGAAAAAATTCCGTCTACTGTCTCAACTTGGTGAACTGTATGTGATCGGCTTCGCGCAAAACCCAAAGCCGCATCGTTTTACCGAGCACGCGAATTTTTATTTGATGCCGAAGCTCCCTCTGCCCGTATTGAGATACTTCCTTATGCTCACGTCAGGTACCCTGTTGGCTTTGTGGTTCATACTCGTACAAAAAGTACGCATCCTGGTTGCCCAGAGCCCTTACGAAGGATTTGCGGGTGCGGCAGCCAAAAAACTGGCCCGGCTCATCGGTTTAGAAACAGCATTAATTGTGGAAAGCCACGGTAACTTCGAGGAAAGCATTTTTTTGCAACGGCGGGTATTGGTGCCCGATATATATAGGGCTTTGATGCGGTGGACGTCGAAATTCGCATTGAAGCATGCGGACCTGCTCCGGGCGGTCTCCAACTCTACACACGAGCAACTCCAGCGCTGGTCGCCGGGTAAGCCGATCATACAATTCCCGGCCTGGACGGATATGGATGTGTTTCTGAACACGCAGCCGGAGCAGGCCGGCGATGATGTACTTTTCGCCGGAGTGCTGACTCCTCTCAAGGGTGTACATATTCTAATCGATGCTTTTGCGAAAGTAGGCCGGAAACTGCCCACAGCGCAGCTCTGGATAGCGGGGCGGGATGAAAACAAAGAGTACGCCGCCGAGCTTCGTGAGAAAGCGGCAGCGCTCGGGCTGGCAGACAGGATTCATTTCACGGGAGAGGTGTCACAGCAAGAACTTGCCCGGTATATGGCCCGTTGCCGTGTTTTCGTACTGCCTTCTTTTTCTGAAGCGCTTCCACGTGTGGTCTTTGAGGCTATGGCTGCCGCAAAGCCCGTCATCGCCAGTAACGTCGGCGGGATACCCGAGCTCGTTCAAGATGAAGAAACGGGTTTCCTGGTCCCCCCAGGAGACATAGAGTCCCTCACGAAACGGCTGCACTGGGTGCTTACCCACCCGGAGGGAGCGGAAACAATAGGAAAACAGGCAAGAGAATCTGCACGGAAGCTTTTTTCTTCCAAAGCTTATGTAGACAGTTACCGAAAGCTTTTTGAAGAAGCAAGGAAAACCTTGAAGAATGCAGCAGCATGCAATTAA